In a single window of the Methanolobus psychrophilus R15 genome:
- a CDS encoding phosphate ABC transporter solute-binding protein has product MKFRKLFDNEHAVSPIVATLVLIIVAIAGAAAVGTILGSFSSDVSSETSAEDAAAGASNRILVGGSTSVAPLAESLKSGFEKSHPGTQIAVQKGGDSAGIAAVGMDVLDIGLLSRELTHDEKEKYPDLHTQWVGGSAVMLIAGEKITTFDPGNVGQNTTQLTPSQIKAIYNSVSSTTAGEVTNIGSAHLNISGTITTTALPSGTVITVYKRAESRSGPEYIFSKFIADGNGDFIAGKNAVSVTGDAGMLEAITNDPYGIGFVDYRYALEGKKSGKIHILAIKDDVGGSCNMKQHCVDDIPHMQKHVKAALNGKAAAYPAGLLNDMYMVTNGWPSSTEARFINFAQQPSSMELYSNAGYYSLLEINKVDVDDPHYH; this is encoded by the coding sequence ATGAAATTCAGAAAACTATTCGATAACGAACATGCGGTCTCACCCATCGTTGCAACCCTCGTGCTCATAATCGTTGCAATCGCCGGTGCTGCAGCAGTAGGAACAATCTTAGGCTCATTCTCAAGCGACGTCTCCAGTGAAACAAGCGCAGAAGATGCAGCTGCAGGAGCCTCAAACAGGATCCTGGTCGGAGGAAGCACCTCAGTAGCCCCCTTAGCCGAATCCCTTAAATCCGGCTTTGAGAAAAGCCACCCCGGCACCCAGATAGCTGTCCAGAAAGGAGGCGACTCTGCTGGTATCGCCGCAGTAGGCATGGATGTCCTTGATATAGGCCTGCTTTCCAGAGAACTGACCCATGATGAAAAGGAAAAGTACCCTGACCTGCACACACAATGGGTAGGAGGCAGCGCCGTAATGCTGATTGCTGGAGAGAAAATAACAACTTTCGATCCTGGTAATGTTGGTCAGAACACAACTCAGCTCACTCCTTCTCAGATAAAGGCGATTTATAACTCAGTATCATCAACAACTGCAGGAGAAGTTACAAACATTGGAAGTGCTCACCTGAACATTTCTGGAACTATTACAACAACTGCTCTTCCTTCTGGCACAGTTATCACCGTTTACAAGAGAGCTGAGTCCAGATCAGGTCCTGAGTACATATTCTCTAAATTCATCGCAGATGGCAACGGTGATTTCATTGCAGGTAAGAATGCAGTTTCAGTAACCGGTGATGCCGGAATGCTTGAGGCTATCACAAATGATCCTTATGGAATCGGCTTTGTAGATTACAGGTATGCTCTTGAAGGCAAGAAATCAGGCAAGATTCACATCTTGGCTATAAAGGATGATGTAGGTGGTTCATGCAATATGAAACAGCACTGTGTTGACGACATCCCTCACATGCAAAAGCATGTGAAAGCTGCTCTTAATGGGAAGGCTGCAGCTTACCCAGCAGGACTTCTCAACGATATGTACATGGTGACCAATGGATGGCCAAGCTCTACTGAAGCACGCTTTATAAACTTTGCACAGCAGCCTTCTTCAATGGAACTGTACTCTAATGCCGGATACTACAGCCTTCTGGAAATTAATAAGGTGGATGTAGACGATCCTCACTACCATTAA
- a CDS encoding MgtE integral membrane region, translated as MSSHAGHEENDDNEFVEEYLGDFASVRSIVREALPFQLIATFGGVTSGIILSGMTDELQMIPGLIVIAPAVLGMRGNISSTLGSRLGSAIHMGLITKIERNPELINNVSGSLLLSAIMSFILGIMGHYITIAFGLQSAGALTLTLIAVIAGVSSGIILSFVAVLLALGMFRFGFDPDNVVTPAIATIGDIVSMLMIFIAARVVLAL; from the coding sequence ATGTCTTCCCATGCAGGTCATGAGGAAAATGATGATAATGAATTTGTCGAAGAATATCTTGGCGATTTTGCAAGTGTCAGGTCAATAGTACGCGAAGCTCTGCCCTTTCAGCTCATAGCGACATTCGGGGGAGTCACCTCAGGCATTATCCTTTCAGGCATGACCGATGAACTGCAGATGATACCGGGACTTATAGTGATAGCTCCGGCAGTGCTTGGAATGAGAGGAAATATCTCCTCCACCCTGGGGTCCAGGCTTGGCAGTGCCATCCATATGGGCCTTATCACTAAAATAGAAAGGAATCCCGAACTTATCAACAACGTTTCAGGCTCGCTGCTCCTCAGTGCCATAATGTCCTTCATACTTGGCATAATGGGACACTACATCACCATCGCATTCGGGCTACAGAGCGCCGGCGCGCTGACACTCACACTCATAGCTGTAATTGCGGGTGTTTCCTCGGGAATTATCCTGTCCTTTGTAGCAGTCCTTCTTGCACTGGGCATGTTCAGGTTTGGTTTCGACCCGGATAATGTGGTCACGCCTGCCATTGCCACTATAGGGGACATCGTTTCCATGCTGATGATATTCATAGCCGCAAGGGTGGTGCTTGCCCTGTGA
- a CDS encoding MgtE integral membrane region, whose translation MTYYTVRGIVGRSFPIILFTSIIGILTGQLLNLRIENLISMPIILLLIPALIKIGGDTGSMLGARLSSALHMGLGGNLRHSPVVRNSVIAAFIVGECAFAFLAVVVWMTGSVLGIGMGLGNLIKLCLISGTFELLIVFSSTVTIAFASHRLGADPDDTVIPLIATLGDLIGVIGIFMTMHLLGFI comes from the coding sequence GTGACATACTATACTGTGAGAGGGATAGTAGGGAGGAGCTTTCCCATAATCCTCTTCACTTCGATCATAGGCATACTCACCGGACAGCTGCTCAACCTGCGGATAGAGAACCTTATATCAATGCCGATAATACTGCTTCTCATACCTGCACTTATTAAAATAGGCGGCGATACCGGAAGCATGCTGGGAGCACGCCTTTCATCAGCCCTGCACATGGGTCTTGGAGGTAACCTGCGCCATAGTCCGGTTGTACGCAATAGCGTTATTGCAGCCTTCATAGTAGGTGAGTGCGCTTTTGCCTTCCTGGCAGTGGTGGTATGGATGACCGGATCGGTACTTGGAATAGGAATGGGGCTTGGAAACCTGATCAAACTGTGCCTTATATCAGGCACCTTTGAACTCCTGATTGTGTTCTCGTCAACTGTTACAATAGCCTTCGCATCACATCGTTTAGGTGCTGATCCTGACGATACTGTCATCCCCCTGATAGCCACGCTTGGAGACCTGATAGGAGTCATTGGCATATTCATGACAATGCATCTACTAGGTTTTATCTAG
- a CDS encoding potassium channel protein codes for MSPKVIKYIPRNLKDLLIEMKNTSELMVDLAYSAMVYDDEDIAEEVINLEEKLDTLDYHMKIAAMLSARRVDEAEEMSGVLQVARASGNISNAAGDIAKIVLLEMGIPMELKLALREAEETIARATVSEDSPIAGRTLEDIELDTETGMWIIAIRRQDKWIYDPNHATRVREDDVLFARGHDEGVPIFMELAANRKYLPREVQHERFLIDLERAVDIIVEMKNMSELSVGLAYSALLFDNKDIALEVKALEGELDAMKNELQHWVLETAKHVPDVNQLRGLLHLAHATESISDAAYMIADTVLRDIDLHPVITLAIRQSDEVITKLVVQSCSPIVGKTFGQLKLETETGMYIMAIKRGDKWVYRPNKRTLIQGGDILITRGSRTGEDALFELCACPFENEKVS; via the coding sequence ATGAGCCCTAAGGTAATAAAGTATATCCCACGCAATCTCAAGGATCTTCTTATAGAGATGAAAAACACGTCTGAACTGATGGTGGACCTTGCTTATTCTGCAATGGTGTATGACGATGAGGATATCGCGGAAGAGGTCATCAACCTTGAAGAGAAGCTGGACACACTCGACTATCACATGAAGATCGCTGCCATGTTAAGCGCAAGGCGGGTGGATGAGGCAGAGGAGATGTCAGGTGTGCTCCAAGTTGCACGTGCATCCGGGAATATCTCCAATGCTGCAGGCGACATTGCAAAGATAGTCCTGCTGGAAATGGGAATACCCATGGAACTGAAACTGGCACTTCGGGAAGCAGAGGAGACTATTGCAAGAGCGACTGTCAGCGAGGATTCACCCATTGCAGGCAGGACCCTTGAGGACATAGAACTCGACACAGAAACTGGCATGTGGATAATTGCCATCCGTCGCCAGGACAAGTGGATATACGATCCCAACCATGCCACCAGGGTACGAGAGGATGACGTACTCTTTGCACGCGGACATGACGAAGGCGTACCCATCTTCATGGAGCTGGCTGCAAACCGCAAATATCTGCCAAGGGAAGTGCAGCATGAAAGGTTCCTCATAGACCTGGAGAGAGCAGTGGATATAATCGTTGAGATGAAGAACATGAGCGAGCTCTCGGTGGGACTTGCCTACTCTGCACTCCTGTTCGACAACAAGGACATAGCTCTTGAGGTTAAAGCACTTGAGGGGGAACTTGATGCCATGAAGAATGAGCTCCAGCACTGGGTACTGGAAACAGCTAAACATGTCCCCGACGTTAATCAGCTAAGAGGCCTTCTGCATCTGGCCCATGCAACTGAATCAATATCCGATGCCGCATATATGATTGCGGATACAGTCCTGAGGGACATTGACCTGCATCCGGTGATCACTCTTGCGATCAGGCAGTCTGACGAGGTAATTACAAAACTCGTTGTCCAGAGCTGTTCACCCATAGTCGGGAAGACGTTTGGCCAGCTCAAGCTTGAAACCGAAACAGGCATGTACATAATGGCCATCAAAAGAGGAGACAAATGGGTCTACCGTCCCAATAAGCGAACTCTTATACAGGGAGGCGACATACTTATTACACGGGGCTCCCGCACAGGAGAAGACGCATTATTTGAACTGTGCGCCTGTCCTTTTGAAAATGAGAAAGTGTCCTGA
- a CDS encoding ribose-5-phosphate isomerase: MLCSSPETGEDYLRDPGLISMKERNTGGENPGKKAAGIAAADLVKDGMVVGLGTGSTTAYTIAELGRRVSEGLDIIAVVTSYQSEMLAIEAGITLTTLAEHPVLDIAIDGADQVDAALFTIKGGGAAHTREKVVSRSAKRFVIVADESKVSEKLEHYVPIEVLPYARRLVAKQIKELGGKPELRMAARKDGPVITDNGNFVIDASFGTISDPKQLSATLSQLTGVVEHGIFINVDEVYIGKKDGSVEVIRP; the protein is encoded by the coding sequence ATGTTGTGCTCTTCCCCAGAGACAGGCGAAGATTATCTCCGTGATCCCGGGCTGATATCCATGAAGGAAAGGAACACTGGTGGGGAAAACCCCGGAAAGAAGGCTGCAGGCATCGCAGCCGCAGATCTGGTAAAGGATGGGATGGTCGTGGGCCTGGGCACAGGCTCCACCACAGCTTACACAATAGCAGAACTCGGAAGGAGGGTCAGTGAAGGACTGGACATCATTGCGGTGGTTACATCCTACCAGTCCGAGATGCTTGCGATAGAGGCAGGCATCACTCTTACAACTCTTGCCGAGCATCCTGTGCTGGATATTGCCATCGATGGCGCTGACCAGGTGGATGCAGCGCTTTTCACAATAAAAGGCGGTGGAGCCGCTCATACTCGTGAGAAGGTCGTTTCAAGGTCTGCAAAACGCTTCGTGATAGTTGCCGACGAATCCAAGGTAAGTGAAAAACTGGAACACTACGTACCTATTGAAGTTCTCCCCTATGCAAGGAGACTGGTAGCAAAGCAGATAAAGGAGCTGGGTGGCAAGCCTGAGCTTCGCATGGCTGCAAGAAAGGATGGTCCGGTGATAACGGACAACGGGAACTTCGTCATTGACGCAAGTTTTGGCACCATCAGTGACCCGAAACAACTGTCAGCGACGCTGTCCCAGCTCACTGGTGTTGTTGAGCACGGGATATTCATCAATGTGGATGAAGTCTACATTGGTAAGAAAGACGGCTCTGTAGAAGTAATAAGGCCTTAA
- a CDS encoding aspartyl-tRNA synthetase gives MLLKDLRTHYTSKIDPAEMADKKVSIAGWVHEVRDLGGICFVVVRDREGRGQITLVKKKTDPGLLDTARSLMRESIVSVTGTVKPEAKAPNGYEIIPEKITLLNEADSPLPMDTTGKVDADLDTRLDSRFMDLRRERTTAVFTIRHEVLKAVRGFLSEDGFVETSTPKVVATATEGGTSLFPITYFDREAFLNQSPQLFKQMLMSGGLDRVFEIGPIFRAEEHDTRRHLNEATSIDIEASFCDHFDVMEILENMVAYVYEQVVSNCSKQLEILGVELNVPQTPFMKITYDEALTIVNSYGEETLKWGDDLSTLSEHTIGNHVFTETGQSHYFIIDWPTEVKPFYAKPYEDKPEISKSFDMMHRTMELSSGAQRIHDPQQLRERIESQGLNPEGFDFYLRAFRYGMPPHGGWGIGCDRLVMTMLGVENIRDVVLFPRDRRRLSP, from the coding sequence ATGTTACTAAAAGATCTCAGAACACATTATACATCTAAGATCGACCCGGCGGAGATGGCTGATAAGAAAGTCTCTATCGCTGGCTGGGTTCACGAGGTCCGCGACCTCGGAGGTATTTGTTTTGTTGTGGTAAGGGACCGTGAAGGACGGGGCCAGATCACACTTGTAAAGAAGAAGACCGATCCGGGATTGCTGGATACGGCAAGGAGTCTTATGCGAGAGTCCATTGTTTCTGTGACGGGTACCGTCAAGCCGGAAGCAAAGGCACCGAATGGCTACGAGATCATCCCTGAAAAGATAACCCTGCTCAACGAGGCGGATTCCCCTCTGCCAATGGACACTACAGGAAAGGTTGATGCTGACCTGGATACCCGTCTGGACTCAAGGTTCATGGACCTGAGAAGAGAAAGGACCACCGCGGTCTTCACTATACGGCACGAGGTCCTGAAGGCTGTCAGGGGCTTCCTCTCTGAAGACGGTTTTGTGGAAACATCTACTCCCAAGGTAGTGGCAACGGCAACAGAAGGCGGGACATCACTCTTCCCGATCACTTACTTTGACAGGGAGGCCTTCCTTAACCAGAGCCCGCAACTCTTCAAGCAGATGCTGATGTCCGGCGGACTGGACAGGGTGTTTGAGATAGGCCCCATCTTCAGGGCTGAGGAGCATGATACGCGCAGGCACCTCAACGAAGCAACATCCATTGATATCGAGGCAAGCTTCTGCGATCATTTTGACGTTATGGAGATATTGGAAAACATGGTCGCTTACGTTTATGAGCAGGTCGTCAGCAACTGCTCAAAACAACTGGAGATTCTGGGGGTTGAACTGAACGTTCCGCAGACTCCTTTCATGAAGATAACATATGATGAGGCTCTCACCATTGTCAACTCTTACGGCGAAGAGACCCTGAAATGGGGCGACGACCTCAGCACTCTGTCTGAACATACAATTGGTAACCATGTATTCACAGAGACAGGCCAGTCACACTATTTCATCATAGACTGGCCCACCGAGGTAAAACCCTTCTACGCAAAGCCTTACGAAGACAAGCCTGAGATCTCCAAGTCCTTCGATATGATGCACAGGACAATGGAACTGTCTTCAGGTGCACAGCGTATCCATGACCCGCAGCAGCTCAGGGAGCGTATCGAATCCCAGGGACTTAATCCGGAAGGTTTTGACTTCTACCTGAGGGCTTTCAGGTATGGTATGCCTCCTCATGGCGGATGGGGTATCGGATGTGACCGGCTGGTCATGACGATGCTGGGCGTTGAGAACATCCGTGATGTTGTGCTCTTCCCCAGAGACAGGCGAAGATTATCTCCGTGA
- a CDS encoding glutamyl-tRNA(Gln) amidotransferase subunit D codes for MEFEEGDKIKVKKDDVEYEGIVMPGTTQHIVLKMKSGYNAGIDPKNAVITLLEKKVLKETPSTVTAGKPPAEGPALPKVSILSTGGTIASKIDYRTGAVTASFSADDILRAMPELRTIADFSGKAIYNILSENMRAEYWQELAREIAREIEKGADGVIVAHGTDTMMYTAAAISFMIETPVPIVFVGSQRSADRPSSDNAMNAICAALVAVSDIAEVTVVMHSEESDSSCAIHRGTKVRKMHTSRRDAFRSINGKPIGYVDYKAMQLTTSGEHAKRGARVLKLREAIDPKCALVKFTPGASPDILFYYVDAGYHGIVIEGTGLGHVSTEWIPQIGKAVSSGVPVVITSQCLHGRVCDRVYDTGRDMLRAGAIEGEDMLAEVALVKLMWALGQSDDPAVIADIMTKSIAGEISGRSIVESC; via the coding sequence ATGGAATTCGAAGAAGGCGATAAGATAAAGGTAAAAAAGGACGACGTGGAGTACGAGGGCATAGTCATGCCAGGCACAACTCAGCATATCGTCCTTAAAATGAAGAGCGGTTATAATGCAGGCATAGACCCCAAAAATGCAGTAATCACCCTCCTGGAAAAAAAGGTGCTGAAGGAAACTCCCTCTACGGTAACTGCCGGGAAACCTCCGGCAGAAGGTCCGGCTTTGCCAAAGGTCTCCATCCTGTCAACGGGCGGCACCATTGCAAGTAAGATAGATTACAGGACCGGCGCTGTAACAGCCAGTTTCTCTGCAGACGATATACTCAGGGCCATGCCGGAACTCAGGACAATAGCCGACTTCAGCGGCAAGGCCATATACAATATCCTGTCCGAGAACATGAGGGCGGAATACTGGCAGGAACTCGCACGGGAAATTGCAAGGGAGATAGAGAAAGGTGCTGACGGAGTAATTGTGGCCCATGGTACTGACACTATGATGTATACTGCTGCAGCGATCTCATTTATGATCGAGACGCCTGTTCCGATAGTCTTTGTAGGCTCACAGCGCAGCGCAGACAGGCCAAGCAGTGACAATGCAATGAACGCAATATGCGCGGCACTTGTTGCTGTTAGCGACATCGCCGAAGTCACTGTTGTGATGCACAGCGAAGAATCAGACAGCAGCTGTGCTATTCACCGCGGCACGAAGGTACGGAAGATGCACACCTCAAGAAGGGACGCCTTCCGGTCAATTAATGGAAAGCCTATCGGCTATGTGGACTACAAGGCCATGCAGCTGACAACATCCGGGGAACATGCAAAAAGAGGAGCTCGGGTATTGAAGCTTAGAGAGGCCATTGATCCCAAATGCGCGCTTGTTAAGTTCACTCCCGGTGCAAGTCCGGATATACTCTTCTACTATGTGGATGCGGGTTACCATGGGATCGTTATCGAGGGAACAGGCCTTGGACACGTTTCAACCGAGTGGATCCCGCAGATAGGGAAGGCTGTCAGTTCCGGCGTACCTGTAGTTATCACATCTCAGTGCCTTCATGGCAGGGTGTGCGACAGGGTCTATGATACAGGACGGGACATGCTCAGGGCCGGTGCCATAGAGGGTGAGGATATGCTTGCGGAAGTTGCGCTTGTCAAGCTGATGTGGGCCCTGGGACAGTCTGACGACCCGGCTGTGATTGCCGATATTATGACAAAGAGCATCGCAGGAGAGATATCCGGAAGGAGCATAGTGGAATCCTGCTAG
- a CDS encoding argininosuccinate lyase: MSNILRRGRLSSSPDEDILNFTSSMSADKWIFEADILVDLAHTVMLKEQGIIKADDCSKILKGLLAVKEDGIEKLDHSYEDIHISLESRLIDMVGEETGGRMHSGRSRNDEVATCIRIRLRDELLSLMEELAGLRLALLNRASVHTETLMPGFTHLQHAQPTTFAHHLLAHAGAIARDSDRVTEAFTRVNKSPLGAAAFASTGFELDRERTASLLGFGSLLENSMDAVSSRDFLIETASACANIMVNLSRMAEELVIWSTPEFGFVELHDSYSSTSSIMPQKKNPDTAELIRGKAGTVIGSLMALLTICKALPLSYNRDLQEATPNMWRSVEATRSAVRIMTGIIGSMKVNTDAMAAQSTAGFTTATELADTMVRATGIPFRTAHQIVGVLARDTGIPTLKDVNAVAGNILGTGLSERGLTEEMVKDALDPVSNIRRRRIIGGPSPDETERAISLRIGELEEVRCRIKELNDGIENSLKGLFDTVEKCMEGSGR, from the coding sequence ATGAGCAATATTTTACGCAGGGGACGTCTGTCCTCCAGTCCTGATGAAGATATTTTGAATTTTACTTCCTCCATGTCTGCTGATAAATGGATATTCGAAGCAGATATACTGGTTGACCTGGCTCATACGGTTATGCTGAAAGAGCAGGGCATAATCAAGGCAGATGATTGCAGTAAGATCCTTAAGGGACTCTTGGCGGTAAAGGAGGATGGTATTGAGAAGCTGGACCACTCTTATGAGGACATCCATATCTCACTTGAATCCCGGCTCATCGATATGGTGGGCGAGGAAACCGGAGGCAGGATGCATTCGGGTCGCTCCCGCAACGATGAGGTTGCAACATGTATCCGTATAAGGCTAAGGGATGAATTGCTCTCTCTAATGGAGGAGCTTGCGGGGCTTCGCCTGGCCCTTCTTAACAGGGCATCGGTACACACAGAGACACTGATGCCTGGTTTTACTCACCTGCAGCATGCCCAGCCAACAACATTCGCCCATCACCTGCTTGCCCATGCAGGTGCGATAGCAAGGGACAGTGATCGTGTGACAGAGGCTTTCACACGGGTCAACAAAAGTCCTCTCGGTGCGGCTGCCTTTGCTTCCACAGGCTTTGAACTTGACCGTGAGAGAACAGCTTCGCTTCTTGGGTTTGGGAGCCTCCTGGAAAACTCCATGGACGCCGTAAGCAGCCGTGATTTCCTCATCGAAACGGCATCTGCGTGTGCAAACATAATGGTAAACCTCAGCAGGATGGCTGAAGAACTTGTGATATGGTCAACCCCGGAGTTTGGGTTCGTTGAGCTGCACGATAGTTATTCTTCCACTTCATCAATAATGCCCCAGAAGAAGAACCCGGACACCGCCGAACTCATCCGCGGGAAGGCCGGCACGGTCATAGGCTCGCTCATGGCATTACTGACCATCTGCAAGGCCCTTCCTTTAAGTTATAATCGCGACCTGCAGGAAGCTACACCTAATATGTGGCGCTCGGTGGAAGCCACAAGAAGTGCTGTAAGGATAATGACAGGCATTATCGGCTCAATGAAAGTGAACACCGATGCCATGGCCGCACAATCTACGGCAGGATTCACCACGGCTACCGAGCTTGCCGACACAATGGTCAGAGCAACCGGTATTCCATTCCGGACCGCACACCAGATCGTGGGCGTGCTTGCACGCGATACAGGTATTCCGACTCTAAAAGATGTCAACGCAGTAGCAGGCAACATCCTGGGTACAGGATTAAGTGAGCGCGGCCTGACCGAAGAGATGGTAAAGGACGCCCTTGACCCTGTATCTAATATAAGGAGGCGCAGGATCATAGGCGGCCCCTCTCCGGATGAGACTGAGAGAGCTATAAGCCTGCGCATCGGGGAGCTTGAAGAAGTACGTTGCAGGATAAAGGAATTGAACGACGGCATCGAGAACTCCCTGAAAGGGCTTTTCGACACAGTCGAGAAATGTATGGAAGGCAGCGGGAGATAA
- a CDS encoding heat shock protein DnaJ-like protein, whose protein sequence is MIKLKGHEIGLIVIKDASNRRAVQFKNNIITILRKIGVNENDIDIPLERMAIKKSKASATWWISNHRMHYSHNMQSKYVENLYVLSKVIEIEANRVISEEITLSDFISEFKEDSDVYDKRKEAREFFDCDHDETDFGIIDKKYKLMSKELHPDMPTGDTEKFKQLNIAHKILKRELT, encoded by the coding sequence ATGATAAAATTAAAAGGGCATGAGATCGGTTTAATAGTTATTAAGGATGCCAGCAATAGAAGAGCTGTGCAATTTAAGAATAATATTATTACTATTTTGAGAAAGATCGGTGTTAACGAAAACGATATTGATATTCCTCTTGAACGCATGGCGATAAAAAAATCCAAAGCTTCTGCAACCTGGTGGATATCAAATCATCGAATGCATTACAGCCATAACATGCAGAGTAAATATGTAGAAAACCTGTATGTTCTATCCAAGGTAATTGAGATAGAGGCAAATCGGGTCATTTCAGAGGAAATCACGCTGTCAGATTTTATTTCGGAATTTAAAGAGGACTCAGATGTTTATGATAAACGCAAAGAAGCACGAGAGTTTTTTGACTGTGACCATGATGAGACTGATTTTGGGATCATTGATAAAAAGTACAAGCTGATGTCAAAAGAACTGCACCCGGACATGCCAACCGGAGACACTGAAAAATTCAAGCAGCTCAATATTGCACATAAGATTCTGAAGAGAGAATTAACATAA
- a CDS encoding CheW protein has product MANGLQQYQEKSTNDVLQLVVFSLGTEEFSVDIMKVQEIIRLPEITRIPKSPDYIKGVINLRGKIIVVMDLDKRFGLPSKEITEESRIIVADVEGTIVGMVVDSVSEVIRLLASSVDPTPDIITHSINAEYLKGVGKLDDRLLILLNLENIISETAA; this is encoded by the coding sequence ATGGCAAACGGCTTACAACAATATCAGGAAAAGAGCACAAATGATGTGCTTCAGCTTGTCGTCTTTAGTCTGGGTACAGAGGAGTTCAGCGTTGATATCATGAAAGTGCAGGAAATAATCAGGCTGCCTGAGATCACTCGCATTCCCAAATCTCCCGACTACATAAAAGGCGTTATTAATCTTCGTGGAAAGATAATCGTGGTAATGGACCTTGACAAACGGTTCGGGCTCCCTTCAAAAGAGATTACTGAAGAATCCAGGATCATAGTTGCAGATGTAGAAGGAACTATTGTTGGAATGGTTGTCGATTCTGTAAGCGAGGTCATCCGGCTGCTTGCCTCAAGCGTAGACCCAACCCCCGATATAATAACCCACAGCATTAACGCCGAATATCTTAAAGGCGTGGGCAAACTGGATGACAGGCTGTTAATCCTGCTTAACCTGGAAAACATAATCAGTGAAACTGCCGCCTAA
- a CDS encoding acetolactate decarboxylase, producing MRVSKLMIIAFLILIGVMMPGCMNTEDPGNEGPDNIVADSSFKESGDNRTGLANNDILYQVSTINALLEGFYDGDTSLETLKSRGDFGIGTFTGLDGEMIVLDGEIYQVKDDGIAYMTNDSMTTPFAAVTFFEADETGFISEPMGKEQVEKYLEELMPNRNIMYAVKITGTFDYMKTRSVPKQTQPYPRLTEVTKNQPTFELTDVEGTIVGFWLPSYMNGVNVPEYHLHFITDSKDAGGHILEYNIIEGTVEIDNTYDFYLSLPQSSDLMDIDMSKDNNSELEMAEK from the coding sequence ATGAGAGTTTCGAAATTGATGATCATAGCATTCCTAATACTCATAGGCGTGATGATGCCGGGTTGTATGAATACAGAAGACCCGGGTAATGAAGGCCCGGACAATATTGTTGCTGACAGCTCCTTCAAAGAGTCAGGAGACAACAGGACAGGCCTTGCAAACAATGACATCCTTTATCAGGTATCCACTATCAACGCCCTTCTTGAGGGCTTCTATGATGGCGATACCAGTCTGGAAACCCTTAAAAGCAGAGGAGATTTTGGAATCGGAACCTTTACGGGTCTTGACGGGGAAATGATAGTTCTGGATGGAGAGATATACCAGGTTAAAGATGACGGGATTGCATACATGACCAATGATTCTATGACAACCCCTTTTGCTGCTGTCACTTTCTTCGAAGCCGATGAGACAGGGTTCATCAGTGAACCTATGGGCAAGGAGCAGGTGGAAAAATATCTCGAAGAACTGATGCCCAACAGGAATATAATGTACGCTGTGAAGATCACAGGGACATTCGATTATATGAAAACACGCAGTGTTCCAAAGCAGACACAACCGTATCCCCGGCTGACAGAGGTTACAAAGAACCAGCCTACTTTCGAGCTTACTGATGTAGAAGGAACAATTGTCGGTTTCTGGCTGCCTTCCTACATGAATGGAGTCAATGTGCCCGAATACCACCTGCATTTCATAACAGACAGCAAAGATGCCGGAGGTCACATCCTGGAGTATAATATTATCGAGGGGACCGTGGAGATCGATAATACATACGATTTCTACCTCAGTTTGCCACAAAGCTCTGATCTTATGGACATTGACATGTCAAAAGATAACAATTCTGAACTTGAAATGGCTGAAAAGTAA